The following is a genomic window from Novosphingobium sp. 9U.
GCCTTGCGCGCTCTCGCGGGCCAAAAGGAGACCCAGTCCTGCCCGTAAAAAAGCGAGGGATCCTGAATGCCTACCGCGCGCGCGCCCGGACCGTTGATGAATTCTAGTTTGCCGTCCAGGCCGATCAGCATGACACACTCAGTGACGGCTTCGACGATCCTGTGGTTCAGTGCCTCGCTCTGCTTGTAAGCAGCGTCAGCGAGTTTACGTTCGCTCAAGTCCAGGAGTGCCCCAATCAGACGACTTGGCTGGCCCAAGGGATCGCGGATGATGTGCGAGGAGGCGTAGACGTTCGCGTAAGTTCCGTCTGATCGCATAATCCGGTATTCCAGCGCTATCTGAGAATTAGCGCTTTCCAGTAGGCCTCGCATCTCCCGGAGGACGAACTCAGCGTCGTCGGGGTGTATTTTGCCGTGGAGCGAGTCCATGGTCTCGACCTGATCCGGGCTATGACCGAAGCAGCGCTCGAAAGCTCCATTCCAGCTAAGTCGATCTTCGTCGAAGTCCCACTCATAGACAAAGTCCATCGTCGTCTGGCTGATAAGGCGGTAGCGCTCCTCGGCCTCACGCAGCTTTGTCTCTGCGTTTTTTCGATCTGTGATGTCGGCGATAATCCCGGCGAGGTCACGCTGCGGACCTCCGCAGGGCCCCAGAACGGTCGCCTTGGCCTGTACCCAACGTATCGCTCCGTCTGCTCGGACGATGCGACACTCGATGTCGAACGCTTCGTTTTTCTTGAGGCACTGACGGATGCTAAGCTGTACCCGCTTCTTGTCGTCTTGCAGAATGGGGAATTCTCCCCCGCATTGATCTACCGTATCGTGGCCGAACAATTTGCTCGTCTCAGCGTCCCAGCTGCTCAATCCGCTGACAGCGTCATAGTGCCAGGTTCCGACACCGGCGCCAGCGAGAGCTTGGGCTGAGAACTCTGCCGAGCCAAGCCGAGCCGCGGGTTCAAAGGGCCCATCGACAGCACTGGAAAACGCAAGATTGTCTCTACCCAAATCCATCCCGCACCCAGACGCAGCTCGATTTCTTTCGCTCCAAAGCCGTAGAGGGTTCGCCTTAAGATTCATTGACTAACGCTGGGTCGACGACAAGTCGATCGAGCCGACCCAATTCGCGGTGCTGTCCGGCGCCACGACGGGAGTGGCGACCTTATGCAGCCAGATGAACAAGTGGGCGAAGTTGGGGAGCGAGAAGGACGGTCTAAATGGCGGGTTGTGGGTCGCCTCGCCTGGAGAGCTGCCACGAGCCTCACGGCGTCACAGCCACACGAAGATGCCATCTGACTTGCACAACTCGGGTCTCAGAACGCCGCCTGCAAAGCGTGCGCGTAATCGCGAGGCGCGTGGGACGCTCATTGTTTCAGCGGAGCAGGAGGTGGCTGCCCATCCAGAATCCGGTCCAGCCTGCGCAGCACGCCCGGCCTGTCGTGAGCCAGGTTCCGTGTCTCGCCAGGGTCGCCGAGTAGGTCATAGAGTTCGTATGTCCGTTCCCCATCCACGTCGCGGGTCCAGCGCACGAGGCGGTAGCGGTTCGTACGGATTGCCTGCCCCCAACGGTGCGGTCGGTTGTAGGCGTGATAGGCGTAGCTGCGCAGGCGCTGTGAGGCATGCCGGAGCACTGGCGCGAGGCTGATGCCATCGATCGGCTGGGGCCCCTTGGGCGCCGGGAGTCCGCTCAGCGTGGCGAGGGTCGGATAGATGTCGACCGTTTCGGCGAGTTGGTGCGTGACCTTGCCCGGGGCGACGCCGGGGCCGGCGAACACCAGCGGGATGTGCGTTGCCTGCTCGTAATTGGTGTGCTTGGTCCACATTGCGTGATCGCCGAGGTGGTAGCCGTGATCGCCCCACAGCACGACCACGGTGTTGCGCGAAAGCCCGGTGCGGTCGAGCTCATCGAGCAGCTTGCCGATCTGCGCGTCGGTATAGCTGACACCGGCGTAGTAGCCGTGGATCAGCTTGCGCTTGAGCGCGTCGGGGTACTGAGCCTCGGGCACGTCCTTTGGCACCGGAGCGTAAGCGGTGATCTCGCCGCCGACTTTGCCGGCGAAGGCGGGCGCGCCCTCGGGCAGGCGCTCGAAAGTGGGCATCGGCAGCTTGGTCGGATCGTAGAGGTCCCAGTACTTCTTGGGTACAGAGAACGGCAGGTGTGGCCGCGCGAAGCCCGCCGCGAGGAAGAACGGCTTCGCGCCGCCCTTGAGCGCCTCCAATCGATCGATCGCAAACTTGGCGGTCCGTCCGTCGGCATAGGCTTCGTCGGGCACGTCGGGCGATTCATAGGCAAGGCCCCGCGGCAGGGTGCGGGCATAGTCCCACACGTCTTCGTCGGGCAGCTCGAACTCGTTGAACAGCGCCTCTTCGCTGGTGTGACCGAGCCGCAGAGCCTCGGGCGTGAGGTATTCGATCACATGGTCCTTGTGCGGGGGCACCGACCAGCTTTGCGGATCGCCGATCGTGCCGTGACCGATGTGGAAGACCTTGCCCATGCTCTCGGTCTCGTACCCGGCCGCCTTAAAATACTGTGGCAGGGTGACGGCGTTCGGCAGGTAGTCGCGCAGGTTCTGCCCGAAGTCGTAGATGCCCGAGGTGGTCGAGCGCGAGCCGGTCATCAGGTTGAATCGGCTCGGCGCGCAGACTGCCTCATTGGCGTAAGCGAGATCGAAGCGGGTGCCCCGCGCGATCAGCCGGTCGATGTGAGGCGTAACGGCGACGGGATCGCCGTAAGCATGGATTGCCGGCTTGAGGTCGTCGACCAGGATCAGCAGCACGTTGGGTTGCGCCCTCACGGGCGGCGCTGGCTTCGCTCCGAGGGACCAAGGAACGGCGAGCGCCGTCAGCGCAAGCAGCCTCGCCGCGCGCTTGCGAAGACGCCGCACGCTCAGTCGGCTCCCTCTGGCAGAGGGCTCTCATCCAGGTGCGGCTTGCCTTTGAACGGGTGATTGTCGCCCTGCACGCGCCGCCAGGCTTCCAGCCGCGCGCGCAGGCTCTTCAGCGTCCTGGCGTGGGCCGGATCGGCGGCGAGGTTGTGTGTCTCGCCGGGGTCGGCGACGATGTCGTACAGTTCGTCCGCGGGCCGGTGGTAATAGGCATCGACGATCTGCTTGGCGGCGGGATCCTTGGCCGCCGCGTCGCGCCAGGTGGCGAAGTAGGCGTCACCGCCGAGCGGTGCCTTCTGGTCGATATGCGAGGTGAAGACGTACTCGGGATGCAGGTTCTCAATGTACTTCCAACGCGTGGTGCGGATCGCGCGATTGGGATAGACGTTGAAGTCGCCGTCGTTGTTGTGCGTTGTGAAGACCTCCGAGCGTCCGGCGAAGGTGGCGCCGGGCGTCAGCGCCTTCAGGGAGGACTGCCCGTCGATGCTTGTGGGTGGCGGACCACCGGCGACTTCCGTGAGCGTCGGCAGGATATCGATCCAGCTGATCATCGCATCGGTATGCGCACCGGGCGTGGTGTGTCCATTCCAGCGTACGATCACCGGGGTACGGGTGCCGGTGTCATAGAGGTTCCACTTGCCGAATGGCCATTGCGCGCCGTGGTCCGAGGAGAACAGGAACAGGCTGTCCTTGCCCAATACCTCGTCCGTCGCGGCCATCACGTCGCCAAGTTCGGCATCCATGCGCCCGATCGCAGCGTAGTAGCTGGCGCGCGCCTTGCGGGTCTCGGGCGTGTCGATGGTCTTGCCAGGCAGCGTCAGCGCGCCGGGCGCAAAGCCGTCGCCTGAGACCGGCCAAGGCACATGCGGCCAGTTGCTGCCGAAGAAGATCGCCAGCGGGCGC
Proteins encoded in this region:
- a CDS encoding sulfatase, which translates into the protein MRAQPNVLLILVDDLKPAIHAYGDPVAVTPHIDRLIARGTRFDLAYANEAVCAPSRFNLMTGSRSTTSGIYDFGQNLRDYLPNAVTLPQYFKAAGYETESMGKVFHIGHGTIGDPQSWSVPPHKDHVIEYLTPEALRLGHTSEEALFNEFELPDEDVWDYARTLPRGLAYESPDVPDEAYADGRTAKFAIDRLEALKGGAKPFFLAAGFARPHLPFSVPKKYWDLYDPTKLPMPTFERLPEGAPAFAGKVGGEITAYAPVPKDVPEAQYPDALKRKLIHGYYAGVSYTDAQIGKLLDELDRTGLSRNTVVVLWGDHGYHLGDHAMWTKHTNYEQATHIPLVFAGPGVAPGKVTHQLAETVDIYPTLATLSGLPAPKGPQPIDGISLAPVLRHASQRLRSYAYHAYNRPHRWGQAIRTNRYRLVRWTRDVDGERTYELYDLLGDPGETRNLAHDRPGVLRRLDRILDGQPPPAPLKQ
- a CDS encoding sulfatase; translation: MAAHKTKSIFARGLRRALLSSTLALAVSPALAQSEPAPAKPNIVVFLADDLGYIDTTPTGDRDARSPNLARLASQGLSFDRAFVASPACAPSRAALLTGLMPARNGAEANHERPDAAVRKLPSYLQAQGYEVVAFGKVSHYEQTGQYGFDHYEHDTFHDDAGIPDAIKWLKTRKDKRPLAIFFGSNWPHVPWPVSGDGFAPGALTLPGKTIDTPETRKARASYYAAIGRMDAELGDVMAATDEVLGKDSLFLFSSDHGAQWPFGKWNLYDTGTRTPVIVRWNGHTTPGAHTDAMISWIDILPTLTEVAGGPPPTSIDGQSSLKALTPGATFAGRSEVFTTHNNDGDFNVYPNRAIRTTRWKYIENLHPEYVFTSHIDQKAPLGGDAYFATWRDAAAKDPAAKQIVDAYYHRPADELYDIVADPGETHNLAADPAHARTLKSLRARLEAWRRVQGDNHPFKGKPHLDESPLPEGAD